GTAATTGTTTCTATATCAGATGAATTAGATAATAAGCTATAAAAGCTTCTTAAGAAATCTCTTCCATCATTATCATAATATTCCCAGCAGTTCTCACCGTCCAATGCAATAGTCACTAAGTAAGGAAAATCATTAGGTAATCTATTTTTAATATTTATCAACCTTTGATATAAGTCCTTTGCAGCCTCCTCTGGGGAAAGATGCATATAAGTAAATCCTATTTTATCTGACAAGAAACTATCCCTAAAAACCACATTTGTCTTCTTACCCTTTATATTAACTATATACGGTTTATATAAAACATGCGGTTCAACTAAATATCCGTCTAAATCTCTAACCAAATCCTTTTTTAAGGTTTTAAAGAGAATTTTCTCATCAGTAATAATCCATCTTAAATTAAAATCTGAAACCATCTCTATGACTTCTGGACTTACTGCCTGTTCAGAGGGCCACATCCCCTTGGGGTAAACTCCAAAGTTTTCCAAATAAAAGTCAATTCCCATTTTTATTTGCATTTTTGCATCCTCAGGATATCTAAAGGGCAATGCAGGTAGTGGCAAATTAGGAGTTGCTATCCTTGCAGAATCTGTATCAATTAAGAGGGGAAGAATTGGATGATAAAAAGGAGAAAAAATAACCTCTATTTGCCCTTTATCTTGCAGATCTTTGTATAAACTAAGGACTTTACCAAGGAGCTCAAATTGTTTTTCTACTAACCTATATTTTTCACTCTCAGTATAGTTTTTCCCTTTCTTCCATAAATAGTTTAAAAACTCATCTTTATTCCTATATTCTGGATCAAACCAACAAAGATTATATAAAACTTGTAAGTCTAAGAAATCCTGCGAGGAAAAACTCTCTTTATTCTGTTTTTTTCTCCATAACTCGTTATACCTTGGATGTATTGATGCCATCTTATCAAAATTAAGCCAGAAAAATCTATCTAAAATAAATTCTTTATCTTCCTCAGAAAGATCCGTAGAAGGAATTAAAGTTTTTTCCAACCATAAGTCTTTTGCTCTATTTTCTACATAATCTTTTAACTGCATTACAAGAACTGGTGTCAAATTAAAGACTTGTTTAATCTTTGGATAATCATACAATATATTCACCATATTGAAATAGTTTTTAATCCCATGAAGCCTAACCCAAGGGAATAAATAAATATCCTTCTCCCTATCCTTATAATAGGGCTGATGCATATGCCATACAAAAGCAAGAAAAATTTTCTCTGCCATACCACAATATTATATATCAAAATATTTTTTATTGACACTCATAAATCAAAGGTTTATATTAAGGCTTAGAGTTATTAATTAATAAAAAGAAAGGGGGGAGAAAGCAAAGGTATATGAGTACTAATTTAGACGGTAATCCTGTACCGAGGCGCTTGATTTTTAGTTTTTATCTTAGAGAAAAATTAAAGAAAGGAGAAATGGTTCTATGGATTATATTAAGCTTTCTCCCATATATTTACTTAAAATACCAAGAAAAGGGGATCAGAGACCATGAAAAGAATACTCTGGTCTCCTATATCTTACAGAAAAATATCCATTGGAGATTTTATAATACTTCTTTTTATAGGAAGTATTATTTACGCTATTTCCTCTCTAAACCTTTACTACACAAAATCTCCTCAACCTCTATCCTTTGATCTTTCACCAACAAAACTACCACTTTATGCAATATATTCTCTAATAAGAATGATTTTTGCTTACATACTTTCTTTTATATTTACCTTAGTTTATGGCTATTTGGCTGCATACAATAAAAGATTAGAAAAAATTCTTATACCTCTTTTAGATATCTTACAATCTATACCTGTACTATCTTTTTTGCCTCCTGTTTTTATGGCAGTATTGGCTTTGTTTCCAGGTTCAAAATTAGGATTAGAAATAGTTTCAATAATCCTAATATTTACAGGACAAGTTTGGAATATGGTTTTCAGTTTTTATCAATCTTTAATTTCTATTCCCAGAGACTTAAGAGAAGCAAGTAAAATATTAAAACTAAATCCTTGGCAAAGGTTCTGGTATTTGGAGCTTCCATATTCCGCTATTGGATTGCTTTGGAATAGTATGATGTCTGTAGCAGGAGGATGGTTTTTCTTAATGGCATGCGAGATGTTTACCATTACAAACCAAGAAATCGTACTACCAGGTATTGGCTCCTACCTATCCTTTTCTGCTATGAAAGGTGATTTAAACAAAATTATTTATGGATTATTAACCTTAATAACTGTAATCATACTAATTGATCAATTAGTTTGGAGACCTTTAACAGCATGGAGTCAAAAATTTAAGATGGAATTTACAAAAGGGGATGAAGTTGAGTCTACGATACTTATATGGTATAGGAGATCTCAAATAGTTAACATAATTAGAGAGAGAATAGCCCATCCACTAAGAGAAAAGATAAATATGTTTTTTGTTAAAAAATATATTCAAGAAGCAAAACAAATCTCAAATCCCTCTAAATTAATAAAGATCTTCAATAATATAATCTTAGCTCTTATAATATTATTAGTTATAAGAGGAGCTATTGGTTTAGGAAATTTGATTATTCAACTTCCCCTTGAAACTTGGAAACAAATTATTTTCTCAGCCTTTATGACCTTTCTAAGGGTGGCAGTAGCAGTTACTATAGGTCTTGCATGGACCCTTCCAGTTGGAGTAAAAATCGGAATGAATCCAAAACTGGCTAAAATTTTCCAGCCCATAGTACAAATTGTTGCATCAGTCCCTGCAACAGCAGTCTTCCCAGTTATACTAATGTTTTTAATTAATACCGCAGGGGGATTAAATTTAGCAAGTATACTTCTTATGCTTTTAGGTACTCAGTGGTACTTATTGTTTAACATAATAGCAGGTGCAATGTCTATACCCAAGGACCTTATTGAAGTATCTTTGCTATTAAAGATTAATAAATGGGAAAAATGGAAAACTCTAATTCTTCCTTGCGTATTTCCTTATCTTGTTACTGGAGGAATCACAGCAATGGGAGGAGCTTTTAACGCAACTATAGTCTCAGAATACGTACAATTTGGTAATAAAATTATAAAAACTATTGGACTTGGAGCATTAATTACTGAAGCTTCCTCTACGGGAAACAATGCTCTTCTTGCTGGAGCCACATTAACTATGGCTCTCATGGTAGTTGCTATAAATAGGCTATTTTGGAAAAGACTCTTCAAATTATCTGAAGAGAAATATAGCCATTTGGGAGGTTAAGTATGGAACTTCTAAGACTTGAAAACGTAAGTTTAAGTTTTAAGTTTCCTGAAGGAGAAATAAAAGTTTTAGACAAGATAAACTTTGTTATTAATGAGGGGGACTTTATTGCTCTATTAGGTCCGTCAGGTTCTGGAAAATCCACTATTCTCAGAATAATATCAGGACTTCTTAAACCACAAGAGGGTAAAGTTTACTATAAAGGAGAGGAGCTTAAGGGAATTAATCCAGGGGTTGCCATGGTATTTCAAAACTTTGCCTTATTCCCATGGTTAACTGTTTTCGAAAATGTGGAGTTAGGGCTTAAGGCATTAGGACTTCCCCCTGAAGAAAGAAGGGAAAAGGCATTAAAAGTTATTGACCTTATCGGACTTGATGGTTTTGAAAATGCATATCCTAAAGAGCTTTCTGGAGGGATGAGGCAAAGAGTTGGTTTTGCAAGAGCTTTAGTGATGGAGCCAGACATCTTACTCTTAGATGAACCGTTTTCTGCATTGGATGTTTTAACAGCAGAAAACCTAAGAAACGACCTAATCGAGCTATGGATTGAGAAAAAAATTCCAACAAAGGCTATGATTCTTGTCACTCATAGTATTGAAGAGGCTGTAT
Above is a window of Dictyoglomus sp. NZ13-RE01 DNA encoding:
- a CDS encoding ABC transporter permease, whose translation is MKRILWSPISYRKISIGDFIILLFIGSIIYAISSLNLYYTKSPQPLSFDLSPTKLPLYAIYSLIRMIFAYILSFIFTLVYGYLAAYNKRLEKILIPLLDILQSIPVLSFLPPVFMAVLALFPGSKLGLEIVSIILIFTGQVWNMVFSFYQSLISIPRDLREASKILKLNPWQRFWYLELPYSAIGLLWNSMMSVAGGWFFLMACEMFTITNQEIVLPGIGSYLSFSAMKGDLNKIIYGLLTLITVIILIDQLVWRPLTAWSQKFKMEFTKGDEVESTILIWYRRSQIVNIIRERIAHPLREKINMFFVKKYIQEAKQISNPSKLIKIFNNIILALIILLVIRGAIGLGNLIIQLPLETWKQIIFSAFMTFLRVAVAVTIGLAWTLPVGVKIGMNPKLAKIFQPIVQIVASVPATAVFPVILMFLINTAGGLNLASILLMLLGTQWYLLFNIIAGAMSIPKDLIEVSLLLKINKWEKWKTLILPCVFPYLVTGGITAMGGAFNATIVSEYVQFGNKIIKTIGLGALITEASSTGNNALLAGATLTMALMVVAINRLFWKRLFKLSEEKYSHLGG